GTTTTATCTTTTGCACTACtaaacatataaattaatGATGTGCAAAATTGgatggcatatatatatatatatatatatatatataatgtatgtatattgtctgattaataaaaaaaattaggagcTAATTAAGGTTGGTTCACTCCTGATAATAATTTTCTTGGTACTGTACTAGTAGCTAATTGTGTTAATTTATCTGCTAATTAATAACTAAGATAACTCAAATTTGGTGTCCAAAAGTTGGTGTGTGTAGTATTACGCCACTACATACAACTCAGATTACAAAAATTTGCATTTAAAtgttagtaattcaataatattaaaacaggaaaaataaaactaaagttaaaaagaatgaaaatgaatCATATATGGACATTTGTCACgtctcaaaatttttaagGCTACTTACTAAAGATGGATATAGAATGGAATTTACTAAGGGTTGGCACAATTTTAGGTTAATCCGACTGAACCGTTTAATTCAATCACAATGAATTGAGTTGGTCTAAAAATGAGCGGGTCTTgggtttaaaaaattataaaccaCTACATATGGGTTGGaactaaaatttaaaagtaagCTTGATTTTGAGTTAACTCGACCGAACCACTCAACCCaatcataaaaaatttgaattgggttggatttgtctAATAATGAGTGAGTCTTGAGTCCCATAAATAATAAACTGCTATATCGAATTGAGTTATAAATTGGGACTAAAATTGACCCAACCCAACTCATGGCCACTGctagaatttacaaaggaaaaAGCTCTTCCATGCTTTTAAATATTCAGCTAGAATCAATATGATAATGTACAAAGATCTACcatgaaaaaggaaatggaatttttaaaattttattttgacaaacaaaGTAGTTAACTACCCATTTACTTTTCTATAAGATGAAACTCGTGACCATATGCTCCTTACTATTCACACAAGAAAGTGACTGACATCacctttgaaatttttttgtagcTTTTAATTCACAAGGTTCTGCCTTTTTGAGTTcgcatttgaattattttagtGTAagcctttctcttttttctttttctttttttgttgaaagatGGTGCAAGCCTTCTCTAGGTAACGAAAGTGGAATTCATTAATCACCAATAACCTGACCTCTCATGTTATTCAGAAAATATTTAACCTCTCACTTtgtcaacaaataaaaactttttaaCAAATTTAACAGTATTGAACGTTTTGTTTGATGTACATAAATTGTTGTTATTGAGAAACCCTTTTTTTTGCatcctttatttattatgagTCATTATCATCAGCATATAAATCATCAAAAGTTCCATAACTATTTAGGCTGTCCTTTTCAGCTTTTTGGTCGAGTCTCATCTCAGTGGTGACGCATTTCCAGAAGTACAAGAGAATATTTCATTACATTCCCAGAAGGTGAAAATGTAAACAGGTGCCCATTCATGACACTTTGTTTTGTAAGAATGATACAAATCAAGGTATTCGAACCTTTCCTCAGAAGAAAGATGAACTTGAACAAGGCATACAAAAAGTATATAAGATTTACACAATTTGCTCCTTCCCCTTCTAAGGATCCTATACATACAAGTGGGAATGGAGGAGGCTCTGTGGTATACATGTACGTGGATACTAATCAAGTTAAAAGTTGGGAGTTGGTTAGAAATGGTTCTTTAAGAATCATCAAAATCTAGGACCAACTGTTGCCGTTTGCTGCAGGAACACACTTACACCAGCAGAATATCGAAAAATTGCTGGTGGTGACACCAgaccaaccaaccaaccaaccaagaTGTCTGCAGATTTTGATTTTCCAGCTTATGTCAAGGAGTGGACAATCTTTGTTATGAATCTGAGCCTGGTTTAGATTTGAAGAACTTGGCAACGGCTTGATAGAGGTTCTCTTCCTCAAAGGGCTTCGAGACGTATCCATCCATGCCACACTTTAGGCACTCGTCATAGGTGGCATGAATAACATCAGCTGTCATAGCTAATATTGGCACATGCCAATCACCCTTTCTTGCAAGGCCTTCAAATCCTCCATTCATCTCCACATTTGCCTTGCTCTCCATCTGCCGGATTCGACGGGTTGcctcaaacctgcaattaaagaAACATTTGATAAAGCACAGAGGCTAACATAACTAacaaatgagaaagaaaaaaaaaatctaaaataaattactcaaaCACTGAAACATACCCATCCATTTCCGGCATTTGAATATCCATGAAGCAAGCATCAAAATTGTGTGGTACTTGAAGCAATGCCAAAGCAGCTTTGCCACTCTCAACACACTCTACATGAGCTCCAAACTTCTTTAGTGCACCTTCAGCAACTCTCCTGTTTACCCTATTGTCATCAAcaaccaaaattttctttccaCAAAGCAGGCTTTGAAGGAAATTGCATCCATTGGGCACTTCCCTCCCCTGTTGCCTCTTCTTTCCTATGCCCAGCACCTGTTGAAGACATGCAGCCACCATACTAGCCCTCAAGGGTTTCATAATCACAGTATCTGCAAAACCTGCTGCCCTTGCCTTATCCAATTCAGCATCACCAATATTGGTTGCAAGAAGGATCATCTTAGGCAACTTAAATATATGCCCATTCGCGTTCTGTTTCCAGTCCAATTTCTGTATATTAAGATCGCCTTCACCCGAAATCCATGAATCCTTCTCAACTAGAATTATGTCTGGCTGGATGATATTTCTGCCATATACAATAAAGTAGTTCAACTCAGTTAGTCAAATTGTACTTATTTCCAAAAGTCTACATGCAAACTTCTTTTGGGTCCTCaaacaagaaatttgggaGGAATCTTCAAGTTTCAATATACAGCCagttcaattgttttttttgagAGCCTATACAGCCAGTACATTTAAATGTTCACCATAACAACAATGATGAGTTTTTCGCATGGCAAAACTGTACTCTCGCAATTAGgagagatttttattttattataaatttgttACCAAATTCTGGTTTCCAAGGCTTTTCCTTTTAATCAACTCtatttctaattaattaaatatggaATTAGTTTTTCCATGCCACAATAGCATCAAATCAttgatttgaaaaatataaaacaatagGTTCAGGATCAACTAATTATGAAGGGGAAAACAAAACGGGCATTATGTGATTCAACCAGTAAAGCACATATCCATGAATGCATGAAAATTCGAGACCATCAGTAACAGCAGTAAACCAATATCAACATATAAAAAGAGGGTAGTCTCAGTCTACAAGTAGCTACCCTGCCTGAAACCACAAGCAGTAGAATGAAATAATGATTTGTATTGgcatttaatttctattgaCAGAAGATCACATCAGAATGAAAATATCAGCTTCATCACAGTTAGTATTGATACTTCTAAAAGATATAGCAAGAGTAAACCTACCCGGATGTCGCAGAACCATTTCTTCCACATAAAGCAACAGCCATCGTGATGCTACTTGTAACTTCTACCAGGATTCCAAGTCTCTTTAAGTGGTATCTTGTCACAGCAGCTCTCACAAGTTTTTCATCAACTACTATTGCTCTCAATCCTCTAAAACCAGAAGGTAGATCCTCAGAATTAGGTTTTTTCAAGTCActaaatgcattttttttgcACCTCCGAAAATTAGCTGTGAAAGAAAATGTGCTCCCAACTTTAGGTCGACTTATGAAGTTTATCTGACCACCCATCAGTTCAACCAGACACTTACTGATGCTCAAGCCAATACCAGTTCCCCCATAATTTCTAGAGGTTGAACTGTCTGCCTGCATGAAGGGCATAAAAACACGTTCCTGGGCACATAATGGTATACCAATTCCCGTATCCTCCACAGATACCATCAAAGTGACATGCTCCGAAGCTTCATTAGTAGCAGTCAGATTACTTGAAACATCAGTTCTGTATTCTTCATCAGCAAGCAGATGCTGAAACATATCCCAACTATTCCGGTCATCAGCTGCTTCACATCCACTTAAGGTTTTAAACTGACGCCCATCAGATGTCAGTACACCTTCATCTGATCCTCTGTTCAAGTAAGTCTCTGATTTTCTATTTATCACGACCTTTGAGGACTCAGCTAGATGGACTTTGACAAAAATATGTCCTCGTTCAGTGAACTGCAAAATGCTTAATACAATGAATATCAACCATAAATCAAGAATTAGGCAGGCAAGCCAATGCAGAACTATGCGTTGGCAAATAAAGCACGAAGAATTCCACTTACCTTAATAGAGTTGCCCACAAGATTTGTAATTATCTGTCTGAATCTCCCTGGATCCCCCATAAATATATCTGGAACTTTATCGGAAACAAACACTGCCAGCTTCACTTCCCAAATACATGTCGGAGTCAGAAGATTTGCAAAGGGTGAAAGGGATCATGAATTCCACCatccattgagaatgaaaggaacagaaaattggaaaatgaaaaggatAAATTAGATGAAGCATGACAGTTCATATTTCACAATTTAACAACAATTAAAATGATCATAAGAAAAAACAACTATGAAAATGCCACCATGTTagaaatgaagaaaccttGAGGTCGTTTGAACTTAATAATGCCACCATAAAagccaacaacaaaaacattgaAGTAACTCAGAGCTGCTCTTATTGAAGCCATTGGAACTTACCTCTATACCCTTATTTCtagaattttcagaaaataaagACAGGACATCGTCTAGTATCGATCGAATGCCAAATGGAACTTCTTCCAACTCTAACTTGCCAGCATCAATCTTTGCCCGGTCAAGGACCTCATTAATTAATGTTATCAGTGCCTTTCCACAAGCTTGAGCAGTTCGAGCATAGTCCCTCTGGGTTGAATTTAAAGATGTATCTAAAAGCAACGCAAGCATTCCTGGAATCATAGACAAAGAAAGACTGTACCCCTTACAAGAAAGCATTCACAGACTGATAACATAATATTGTtctgaaaacaaaatcttAAAAAAGGGAATCTGTCAGCAGCCTACCAAGGATTCCGTTCATGGGTGTTCTAATTTCATGAGAAACAGTAGCAAGAAACTgaaatgagaaaagaaaaagacaacagATCAGAAACATGGCATTTAGGAATGAACAATGTTTTGGAAACTGTTGGGTACAGTACCTGGGACTTGGCAACATCGGCAGCTTCTGCTCGAACTTTTAATTCCTCCATTTCATGGAAATCATCCTCAACTTTAACAATGTGCATTGCTGCTCCATATAAGATATAGCCAACTAAAAAACCAATCACAAAGAATAAGAATGCAGTGTTAAGCGCCGTCCATGACGTGGGTGCCTTCTGATGATACCTGCTCAGCATCCAATTATGAGCATCAGCATGACAAAACCATTAAAATTCTCCATCTATTAATAGTTATTGAGTGGGTGCCCTTACCTACATATCATCTGATGTTTTCGGAAAGGATCTCCAAAGTCAAGCTTGCTTTCATGCATAAGAGATGTGTCCCCATCTTGATATTGGTGACCATACATGATTAGGGGATCAGAAGTGTTTGTGACATCATATACATAAACCAAAATGGCCTGATTCCCAGCAAGTTGCCCAAGCAAATTCTCCACTAGGGACTCAACATCAAAGGCTCCACCAAGGTACCTGCATTTAATTGGAATTCATTTTATACACACACATCTACAACTTCCAGATAATAATGCAAACACTTGAAAATGAGAAAGGAAAGTAAAGACTTCCTTCCACTTAAATCGTGCCATATTGTAACCATTGCAAGATTGACGAACAAATTTGCTACGAAGTACTGTATATATACGTGAAGCCTTCAGCAATATCAAACTGAAAACTACAGGACATGTAAACTAAAATATTCCAATTGCGCTTAATTTTCACAGAATCACTGAAAACTAGAGCTGCTGGTGGAGGCAACAATCCAGAGACAAAGCTTGGGGCAGGGGTTTCTAGGTGGAAAGTAGCTGTGGTAACAGAGGTCACTTGGAGAAAACGGCCATTTGGCATTGGTCTGAATACACCAATTGCTAACTTCTGTGTAGATGCAGGAGATGGAAAAGGCAAAAATATGTGCAGGTAATCATAACACAATACAGAAAGCATTTGAAGAAAAGGATTTCAACAGTTCTATAGTTGTATACCAACTTACCCAGCTGCAGCTGCTATGCGCTCCTCCACAGTTGGGTTTGGAGGGAGCTTGGATTTGTAAACAGGGAAAGTCAACACAACACCAAGATGATGAGAACCCAGCAGCCTGAAAGGACTGGTTAGAACAGCTTTTCCAGTAGCCCTAGCTCTCAAAATGTTTTCTCTGTCCTCCTGCATCATGCATTGgggaaaagaaattcaaaggtCAAATGAAACGCCAAGTTTATGCTCTGATGGAAGTACACGGTGCTAAACAATATAAGCATAATGAAGGTACACATATCCTACAGTTACCTCCCCAGACATCATGTCAAGTGATTCAATGTAAGAGACCGTTTCCTGCGAGAAAATTACAGGTGCATACTCATCTCGGACAGGGGAGGGCTCCCTCTCCATTGTCTTTATCGTCCAGCCATGTTGCCTCTCGAAATTTTCCCTATCCGAATCAAGCACTCTTTGTGCATAGGCCACCCCACTTAGAAGAGGCCTCTCAAAGGCGGTTCTGGCAGTGTATTCAGCAAAAGTTTCCTGCATTTTCTCAAATACacaaaaaccaaatcacacCCGAAGTAGAAACCAGCGATGCCACATTCAATCATATCATACCCTCCCCATAATCTTTAAAAGGAAGATCTATAAGGAACCATGTAGCTTAAATGAACCAAATTGTACTAGTTAAAAACATATCAGCAGCAACTGTAagaatttccaatttttttccctctcgTCTTCCTGAAATTTATAGCAAAACAAACATTACCCTAACAAGTTATGATCAAACTTCAAACGCATACCTGATCAATTGCTGATGGGTTTTTGTAGTAATGGAATGTGGAAACAAGGATTGCAAGGGCGTGCACGTGATTAACGCTAACACTGAATTGATCTTGCAACATTCTTGCCCTCTGATCACACATACTACCAAGAACTTCTACCCTTCTCACTTTGTTATCAGCATCCATGTAATTGTAGATTGACATGCTCAAGAAAAACATCACAATGATCCAAAGTATAAAAAGTTTTGGGAACCAAGCCCTGTAGGCTTGAACAAAAGTGTAACCCTTTTTAGTCCCCGTTTGCTCATTCAACCTCACAGCCACAGAGTGGTGGCTCTGCATCTTCAAATTCCCACCCATCAGCACCAAATCAACctctttgcttcttcttccttttgtttccTCTTTACCCATCTCATATCTAAGCTAAAAAAGAACCTCGAGAAGCCACACActtacatacatatataagcACACTTTCTTAAAGTACTGGCTGTTTTTCATACACTTTTTTCTGATGTAGAAAGCAAAAGGGTACTGCTAAACTATAAGTAAATTATTATCACAGCACAGCATTGTTTTGCGGATTAAAACATCTGAAAGCATGAGCAGTTGAACACATCTCCTAGTGTGGAGTGTGGACTTTCTTCCCTCAATCACTGAAATCCCATTTCTATAGtataaaaagagagagaccCAGAACTCAAAAAGAAGAATTCTCAATTCTCAAGAGACAAGCATGGCTCTCAAAAGATGGGAAAAATAAAGCTCAAATTTCAAAGTAGTctttctgtttctctctctgaaattggtCTGTCTCAGGACTGTGAAGgctgaaaaagaaagatttcaaggaattaaaaaaaatagagagctCTAATCATGGCCTCTCAAAGCGTGAAGTTTAGTTAGAGGCATCCAGACAAAGAAGAAGCACGTTCACTGTTTTTCTACCATATAATAATGGAAGCCTCAGATTGACCCGAAAACACACACAGCTAAGCACACAACACACCAAGAGTTTCAGTGAGAGAGggggagaaaaagaaatggggtgGTTGTTGAATTGAAAGAAACCATCTTTTACCTGTACAACTGTAGAAAGAGGTTGGCTTGGTGCAATTCACTGAATTTATAATAGAGAAAGAGTTTTGGTCTGGGTCGTCTTGATCTGAGgctctttctttattttgttgggttttccAGTGTATAATAGtagttttatgattttttatgctttgctTTTTAAAGCAAACTGAATCgaattttttggattttcagAGATACGCTCTTGtctccccttctctctctctctctctctct
The window above is part of the Prunus dulcis chromosome 1, ALMONDv2, whole genome shotgun sequence genome. Proteins encoded here:
- the LOC117634348 gene encoding histidine kinase 4, coding for MGKEETKGRRSKEVDLVLMGGNLKMQSHHSVAVRLNEQTGTKKGYTFVQAYRAWFPKLFILWIIVMFFLSMSIYNYMDADNKVRRVEVLGSMCDQRARMLQDQFSVSVNHVHALAILVSTFHYYKNPSAIDQETFAEYTARTAFERPLLSGVAYAQRVLDSDRENFERQHGWTIKTMEREPSPVRDEYAPVIFSQETVSYIESLDMMSGEEDRENILRARATGKAVLTSPFRLLGSHHLGVVLTFPVYKSKLPPNPTVEERIAAAAGYLGGAFDVESLVENLLGQLAGNQAILVYVYDVTNTSDPLIMYGHQYQDGDTSLMHESKLDFGDPFRKHQMICRYHQKAPTSWTALNTAFLFFVIGFLVGYILYGAAMHIVKVEDDFHEMEELKVRAEAADVAKSQFLATVSHEIRTPMNGILGMLALLLDTSLNSTQRDYARTAQACGKALITLINEVLDRAKIDAGKLELEEVPFGIRSILDDVLSLFSENSRNKGIELAVFVSDKVPDIFMGDPGRFRQIITNLVGNSIKFTERGHIFVKVHLAESSKVVINRKSETYLNRGSDEGVLTSDGRQFKTLSGCEAADDRNSWDMFQHLLADEEYRTDVSSNLTATNEASEHVTLMVSVEDTGIGIPLCAQERVFMPFMQADSSTSRNYGGTGIGLSISKCLVELMGGQINFISRPKVGSTFSFTANFRRCKKNAFSDLKKPNSEDLPSGFRGLRAIVVDEKLVRAAVTRYHLKRLGILVEVTSSITMAVALCGRNGSATSGNIIQPDIILVEKDSWISGEGDLNIQKLDWKQNANGHIFKLPKMILLATNIGDAELDKARAAGFADTVIMKPLRASMVAACLQQVLGIGKKRQQGREVPNGCNFLQSLLCGKKILVVDDNRVNRRVAEGALKKFGAHVECVESGKAALALLQVPHNFDACFMDIQMPEMDGFEATRRIRQMESKANVEMNGGFEGLARKGDWHVPILAMTADVIHATYDECLKCGMDGYVSKPFEEENLYQAVAKFFKSKPGSDS